The Seriola aureovittata isolate HTS-2021-v1 ecotype China chromosome 12, ASM2101889v1, whole genome shotgun sequence genome window below encodes:
- the LOC130179198 gene encoding regulator of G-protein signaling 21-like has product MKWPASVVYRYVLWSSQITGLVIDLDDLFKGRLCCFPKDPLEDVETWSESVDKVLGCKAGQMAFREFLKSEYSEENILFWLACEEYKKIKTDPEMISSANRIYSEFVQTEAPRQINIDCGTRENITKNISQPTLTSFDTAQKLIYSLMARDCYPRFLKSDIYQGLLRRTDSR; this is encoded by the exons atgaaatGGCCTGCCAGTGTGGTTTACAGGTATGTGCTGTGGAGTTCACAGATAACTGGGCTAGTGATAGATCTTGATGATCTTTTCAAGGGTAGATTGTGTTGCTTTCCCAAGGATCCACTGGAGGATGTTGAGACTTGGAGTGAGTCTGTGGACAAAGTCCTCGGTTGTAAAG CCGGACAGATGGCTTTCCGGGAGTTCCTGAAGTCCGAGTACAGTGAGGAGAACATACTGTTTTGGCTCGCCTGTGAGGAGTACAAAAAAATCAAGACGGACCCGGAGATGATCTCATCTGCCAACAGGATCTACTCAGAGTTTGTCCAAACAGAAGCACCCAGACAG ATCAACATAGATTGCGGTACCAGAGAAAATATAACAAAGAACATCTCCCAGCCGACCCTGACTTCGTTTGATACAGCACAGAAGCTCATCTACAGTCTGATGGCCAGGGATTGCTACCCACGGTTCCTAAAATCTGACATCTATCAGGGACTCCTGAGGAGAACCGATTCAAGGTGA